One segment of Platichthys flesus chromosome 15, fPlaFle2.1, whole genome shotgun sequence DNA contains the following:
- the vps11 gene encoding vacuolar protein sorting-associated protein 11 homolog, with product MMSHMDGKIWLMTRSLQLTFFQAYKLRVTHLYQLKQHSILVSVGQDEQGINPLVKVWNLDKRDSGNPLCTRIFPAIPGNKPTEVSCLGVHENLNFMAIGFTDGSVVLTKGDITRDRHSKTLTLHEGSSPVTGLAFRQVAKVTHLFVATLEKVHCYTLSIKEYPKVELDTHGCGLRCSSLSDPSQDSQFIVAGDECVYLYQPDERGPCFAFDGHKLLAKWHRGYLFLLIRDAKSPNKAGFGSRESSPSEKQLLTIYDLDNKFIAYSSSFDDVVDVVAEWGSFYILTRDGKMFVLQEKDTQTKLEMLFKKNLFVMAINLAKSQHLDSDGLSEIFRQYGDHLYLKGDHDGAIQQYIRTIGKLEPSYVIRKFLDAQRIHNLTAYLQALHRQSLANADHTTLLLNCYTKLKDSSKLEEFIKSSDSEVHFDVEIAIKVLRQAGYHSHAVFLAEKHMHHEWYLKIQLEDLKNYQEGLRYIGRLPFEQAESTMKHYGKTLMHHVPEGTTLLLKGLCTTYQPSGDAGEKGSPERSRVNKANSEDFIPVFANNPRELKAFLEHMIEVDPRSSQGVYDTLLELRLQDWAHEQDPEIKKVLQGEAVSLLRSDHTVFDKALVLCQMHNFKEGVLYLYEKGKLYQQIMHYHMQNEEYGKVVEACKRYGDQEGCLWEQALGYFARKEEDCKAYISEVLHHIDQNNLMPPLLVVQTLAHNSTATLSVIKDYLINKLQRESQQIEDDERKICQYREETAHLRCEIQELKTSAKIFQKTKCNMCNSPLELPSVHFLCSHSFHQHCFESYAESEAECPTCTPENRKVMDMLRAQDQKRDLHDHFSRQLRSSNDGFSVVADYFGRGVFNKLTLVTDLPGNKTVGNLEVNLQRDLLIHTKRNC from the exons ATGATGTCACATATGGATGGCAAGATCTGGCTCATGACGCGCTCCCTGCAGCTGACATTTTTTCAGGCCTACAAGCTGCGAGTGACACACCTTTACCAGCTGAAGCAGCACAGCATCCTTGTGTCAGTGGGGCAGGATGAACAAGGAATAAACCCTCTA GTAAAGGTGTGGAACCTTGACAAGAGAGACAGTGGAAATCCTCTCTGCACAAGGATTTTTCCTGCGATTCCTGGCAACAAACCGACTGAAGTGTCTTGCCTCGGTGTGCACGAGAACCTCAACTTCATGGCCATCG GCTTCACAGATGGCAGTGTGGTTTTGACCAAAGGTGACATCACCAGGGATCGCCACAGTAAAACTCTAACACTGCACGAGGGGAGCAGCCCAGTCACCGGCCTCGCCTTCCGCCAAGTGGCAAAGGTCACACATCTGTTTGTTGCTACTCTGGAGAAGGTTCAT TGCTACACCCTGTCTATCAAGGAGTATCCCAAAGTTGAGCTTGATACACATGGCTGTGGACTCCGCTGCTCCTCGCTGTCAGATCCTTCCCAGGATTCCCAGTTCATTGTGGCTGGTGATGAATGCGTGTACCTGTATCAGCCTGATGAGCGAGGGCCCTGCTTCGCCTTCGATGGACACAAGCTGCTCGCCAAGTGGCACCGTGGTTATCTGTTTTTACTAATCAGGGATGCAAAGTCACCAAACAA GGCAGGGTTTGGCAGCAGGGAGAGCTCTCCATCAGAAAAACAGCTTCTCACCATCTATGACCTGGACAACAAGTTCATCGCCTACAGTTCCTCTTTTGATGATGTCGTCGATGTGGTGGCCGAGTGGGGCTCCTTTTACATCCTAACCAGGGATGGAAAAATGTTTGTCCTTcaagagaaagacacacagaccaAACTGGAG aTGCTGTTCAAAAAGAACCTGTTTGTGATGGCCATAAACCTGGCAAAGAGTCAGCACCTGGACAGTGACGGCCTCTCAGAGATCTTCAGGCAGTATGGGGACCACCTCTATTTAAAGGGAGACCATGACGGTGCCATCCAGCAGTACATTCG CACCATTGGGAAACTGGAGCCATCGTACGTTATAAGGAAATTTCTGGACGCACAGAGGATCCACAACCTGACGGCATATCTGCAGGCCCTACACAGGCAGTCACTGGCTAACGCAGACCacaccacactgctgctgaacTGTTACACAAAGCTGAAGGACAGCTCCAAGCTGGAGGAGTTCATTAAG AGTAGTGACAGTGAGGTCCACTTTGATGTGGAGATTGCCATCAAGGTTCTTAGGCAGGCCGGCTACCACAGTCACGCTGTTTTCTTGGCTGAGAAGCACATGCACCATGAATGGTACCTGAAGATCCAGCTGGAGGACCTCAAG AATTATCAGGAAGGACTACGTTACATCGGACGTTTGCCTTTTGAACAAGCTGAAAGCACGATGAAGCATTACGGCAAGACGCTGATGCACCATGTTCCTGAAGGCACCACACTGCTCCTGAAGGGCCTGTGCACCACCTACCAACCCAGTGGAGACGCTGGTGAAAAAGGAAGCCCAGAGAGGAGTCGTGTCAATAAG GCCAACTCTGAGGACTTCATCCCAGTTTTTGCGAACAACCCTCGAGAACTGAAAGCTTTCCTGGAGCACATGATCGAGGTGGACCCCCGTTCTTCCCAGGGTGTGTATGACACACTGCTGGAGCTCCGGCTTCAAGACTGGGCACATGAACAGGACCCAGAG ataaAAAAGGTCCTGCAGGGGGAGGCGGTTTCACTGCTGAGGAGTGACCACACTGTATTTGATAAAGCGCTGGTCCTGTGCCAGATGCACAACTTCAAAGAAGGCGTCCTCTACCTTTATGAGAAGGGCAAACT GTATCAGCAGATAATGCACTACCACATGCAGAATGAAGAGTATGGAAAAGTGGTAGAGGCCTGTAAGCGCTATGGGGACCAAGAGGGTTGCCTCTGGGAGCAGGCACTGGGATATTTTGCTAGAAAAGAAGAGGACTGCAAGGCCTACATCAGTGAGGTCCTACATCATATCGACCAAAACAACCTGATGCCTCCCTTACTTG TGGTGCAGACACTGGCACACAACTCGACGGCCACTCTCTCCGTCATCAAGGACTACCTCATCAAcaagctgcagagggagagccAGCAGATAGAGGACGACGAACGCAAAATCTGCCAGTACCGTGAGGAAACTGCTCACCTCCGTTGTGAGATCCAGGAGCTCAAAACAAG TGCCAAGATATTCCAGAAGACCAAGTGCAACATGTGCAACAGTCCCCTGGAGCTTCCTTCTGTTCATTTCCTGTGCAGTCACTCCTTCCACCAACACTGCTTCGAAAGCTACGCTGAGAGTGAGGCTGAGTGCCCAACTTGCACCCCTGAGAACCGAAAGGTCATGGACATGCTGCGTGCACAGGACCAGAAACGCGATCTGCATGACCACTTCAGCAGACAG TTACGCAGCTCCAACGATGGTTTTTCAGTGGTGGCTGACTATTTTGGTCGAGGAGTGTTCAACAAACTGACTCTGGTCACTGACCTGCCTGGCAACAAAACAGTCGGGAATCTAGAAGTCAACCTGCAGAGAGACCTACTCATCCACACCAAGAGGAACTGCTAG